Genomic window (Alkalibaculum bacchi):
TTTACCTGGATTATCTTTAATTGGCACTACGCCTAATAAGTCTAGTGTTATATCCTTTATACTATCGGGACTCTCTCCAGATCAAGCTGCTCATAAGCTTAATGAAGATGGCATAGCAGTCCGCTCAGGACATCACTGCGCTCAACCTGTTTTAAAACACTATGGCTTTAACAGCGTCATCCGCGCATCTATCGGCATCTACAATACAAGAGAAGAAATCGACATTCTAGCCAATTCACTTATGAAAATGCTTAGATAGAAGTTGCTAGCGGCCAGCCACCAGCATATTGTATTCGTCTTGGGGCATCAGCTACTAGAGGTAACATTTGCACAGATAGTAAGTAAAGCTTTTCTAGTAAACAAGAATAGCGCGTTTGGCGCATTAGTCGCTAGTATTTGGGTATTCCTTTTGCGTCAAGATCCTTCGCTTGCGCTCAGGATGACTGGGCTGGAGCCTATATCAAAAGTAAGGGTTTCCTATTATATAAAAAAGCAAACAAATTTATTATAATTTGTTTGCTTTTTGTGTTAAAGAAAGGCTCAATTTTAATTCTAATTACAATTTGATATTCTGTATGTATGTCATATTATGGCCCTAAAAACCAGCCCTAGAGTACTGGTGACTGGTCGCTGGCAGCTGGTAACCAATGCGCTAGGCACATCCTATTTCTTAGGTATTACCTTCCATATCCAGTAAGCTATTGCAAAATCTACTAGGCTGTGAATGAAGGTTCCGATGCCTACCATTCCTACAATAGAGTAAATATATCCTCTTTGATATTCTAAATCCGATAAACTTTGCCCAATGTAAAATGGAGACACTGCTAAGATTTCACCTAAACCATGTATGATGGAAACAACAATAGCAAAGACTATTATTTTCCCCATACTTTTAAAGGTATTTGGGTGTTTTTTTAAATATAGAGCTCCTAAAAAGGCAAATAGGATTTGGCTAAAAGCTCGAGCAACTACCACAATTGGAAATCCCCCTAGAAAAAATCCGAGAGTTGTTCCTAATGAGACGAATACTGCTGTAGCAGGTGAAATAAAAACAGCAATAAATAATGCTACATGGCTAGCTAATGTAAAGGATGCCGGCTCTATTACAAATCTTATAGGTGATACTAAGGGAATCAAAATCCCAATAGCACATAAAAGTGCTGCTACTACCATACTTCTAGTATTAAATCGATTTTCCATTTTTCTTCCTCCGTAACGTGTAATGATATTTTTTTAATTCACTGATTATGATTCATGAAACAAGGGATATAAGGTCAAAAATTATTGTGTTTGTTCCAGAAAAAGATATCGTTCAGCATATTATTTTATATTATACTATAGATTTTCATTTAGTGTAAATATCCAATCAAGTATATTCATTAAATATTCTCATTATAGGAAAATTTTCAATTATATTCCAAACAAAATCCAAACTAGAATATAACCTGATATGACTGCAGATAGTGTAAATGGAACGCCAATCTTCATAAAGCTACCGGTATCTACATTCCACCCCTCTTTACGCAGAATGCCAATTCCTGTAATATTTGCCGAAGCACCAATAGGTGTAAGATTGCCTCCTAAAGTGGCACCAATCAGTAAACCAAAGTAAAGAACTGTCGGATCAATTGCTAGAAAAGATGCAATACTCGCTGTTACAGGCAACATAGTTGCTACATATGGGATATTATCAACAAAACCTGAAAACAACACAGAGGCCCAGACGATTATAGTATATATGACAAATACATTATCATTACTTAAACGGACAAAGAGTTTGCCGATGTCTTCAATCATTCCTACTTCTGTTAGTCCACCTATTAAGACAAATAGACCTATTAATAATGCAATAGTGTAAAAATCAATTTCTTTGACATGAGTACGAAGTGTATTAAAATTTTGGTACTTAAGATCATATTTCAAAGAGCCTATTATAAATAAGCTCATGCATATAAAACCATTGCTTATTTCTGGTTTATGGGGCATAAAAGATGCCAATATTAACAGACTAATCATGCTAAGAAGCAAAACTGTTGGAAAATAGTCTTCTACTTTTGTTTCTGACTTAATCTTAATATGCTGAAGGTCCCTTCGGAAAAGATAGAGTAAAACCACTATAGATAAAAGGGCACCTATCTGCACAATCCAAAACAAACCAGGTCTACCATTGTAGAAGAAAAAATCCATAAAATTCATATCTGCTTGAGCAGCTAAGAGGATTGAGGTCGTATCACCTACTAAAGTAGCTGCACCTTGCAAGTTTGAAGATACTGATATAGAGATAATCATAGCAATTGGTGAAATATTTAATTTTTTAGAGATGGTTATAGCAACTGGTGCTATCATTAAAACCGTAGCTACATTATCTACGAATGCTGAAACCAGCCCTGCAAACAAGGACAAGGCTACTACGACCCATTTGACATTGGGCATTCGAGAGATGAGTATATCTGCTAATTTGTCAGGCATTTTAGATTCAATAAATAAGGAGACAATCCCCATAGTTCCTGCAATCATTAAAATAGCATTCCAATTGATGTATTGTAATGCCTTATATATTGGAACAATTCCTAAATATATAAATAGTGCAGCAGAAGCAATTGATATGTAGGATCTCATCTTTGGTAATAGCAACAATAAAACATACGTTACACCAAAAATAATAAGTGCAGTACTTTTCATGGTATACCTCCTTCAAATATGCGACTTACGCCTTAATAAACCATGAACACATAACAATGAATAATGCACAATACAAAAAAGATTTAATAAAGAGGTTGCATATTTGTACTGTTCCATATTCATTTTTCATTAAACCATTAAGAATTATGTTACATTCTTCTTTATACATAATATGTACTTTAATAATTAGATAGAAGAGATCCTTCGCTAGCGCTCAGGATAACAAAAGTAGTAGCAAGGGTCTTTATCCCGTCGAACGCGAGTTTAGTCTTGTCGATTTGCGCTCTAAAGTTTTTCCAGTCCAACCGTCCAACTATTTTGTAATACCTCTATTATATTAGCAAGATTACGCTAATATTCTTCTTTGATAAGAAAATGGGAAAAGAGTATGAACCCTTTCCCCATTTACATTATTTATTATTAAACTTCTCTACATTCTTAATCATTATAGATACAGTTCCATTTACATTGTTGATAAACTCCACCACATCTGAATCTCCTACGTATGTAGATGGAATGCTTATTTCAATTCCATTATCTGTGATTAATTTATGTTTTTTTACAATTCGCTTTTCGGCGTAAGGGCTAATTTTTATCTTTGATTCTTGTATACCAGCTTTTTCGATTCCCTGTTTAAATGCAGTTTTCCCAGCTGTATCGTCAAAGGTTGCCTCTGCAATATTAACTAAATCTATTTCATTGTTATTGATAAAATCATCTGCAATGACTTTTCGAAAAGTATTTAACTTATCCATATCTCCATTATATTCTTCTTGAATGATTGCATGGGCAGTCTTCTCCACGATATCTACAATCTCCTTATCAGATTTTACGAGTTTAGATTTTAAAAGATATGTTGTAATATAATTTTCTTTTATCCCATTGATTTCATATTTTCGCTCTTTAACAATAAGAGAAAAATCAAGTAGATTTACAATGACAAATTCATCAAGTTTCTGAGATTCAAGTGGTAAACAACAAGGTTGTTTAATAATCGTATTGCATATACCATCCCCTGCTTCAACATGGTGTATATAACCATACTTATAATTAAATTTTAAGATACCCAAATATGTAACGCTATCACAAACAAAATCTACAATTAGCAGATCACATGATGGAATAGAGGTGCCATTTGTAATAAAGTTTATAAACAAATTAGCAATCTGTTTGCTCATAGTTAAAAAATCATCTTCTTGAGTAAAATTCTCCAGCGTTGACAGAAAATTATTTAATGATTCATTTTTAAACATGGTTTTCTTTGCTTCAATATCTGTAAAACACTTCTTTATATGCTTCGTAAGGTATTCTTGTATCTCATAAGATAAATCAATTGTTTTGTCTGAAATAACAGAAATTCCTCCGGCATTGTCAATGATATGTAAAATAGCTCTTTTAATCGTTACTTCTTCGCTCATATTCATGCTCCTTTCAACATATCATTTTACCATGTATTCATAAACTTAATCTATAAGAAGTAAAACTTTCCATAACAAAAGCCCTATTACATGTATAGAGCTTTGCAGATTATTGACAATTAGTTTTATCATATAATAATATGCCATTTTTGATTATATTACAAGTAAATGAAGTTCCTTTATTATTTAATTCCTCTAATTCATCTGTACTAACCACGACGATGTCAAAAGGTATATTTATGTTTCTTAAGAGCTTTCTAATCTGTATTCTTTTATCAAAGTCGTTTTTAGCACTATCCCATACGATTGCCAGAAGCAAAATAGGACCCATATCGAGTAAATATATTTTTTCAGGGTTTAAACCATCTAATATGAGATCTTTAATTTCTTGATACTTTTCTTCCACTTTTCTATCCCCTTATAATAATTGATTGATGGTAATATTTGTTAGCAATTCTATTATTATAATCACTTTATGTGTTATTAATTGTCAATTTTTGTAGATAATTCTTATATATAAATAAATTTACTATATTTTGATATTTTGTAAAATATATACATTTATATTATTTGTTTGATGTTTTGTATCTTATCATTTATGATAAGATTTTATATGATGATAATATAGAATTCATACAAAAAAATTTCCCTATAGTAAAGAAAATACGCTATAAGGGAAAATTTTTTTGTAATATTCATTTATACACTAAATCTCTTCTATATTAAATCCATTTTTGTAAAGAAGATCTGCCGTTAGGCCATTTCCTTCTTTTAATGTACCTGTAAAGGTACCATCATAGATGGTACCAAAGCCGCAGGAAGGACTTTTAGACTTTAATATAATTTTGCTTGGCATTAAATCTCTTGCAATTTCTAAGGTTTTTTCTGCCCCTTTTAGAAATTCATTAGTGAGATCCTCGCCGACTTTATTTATTACATAAATTTCCCCATTTTTGACTTGTATCTCTGCAGGGTGTCTCGGCGTTGGTAGCCCTCCTAGCACTTCGGGGCATACTGTTATAGCTTTATTTGCTTTTACCAATTCTTGAATTTGATCCACATTATTATTTTTTCCATTGTACTTACAATTGCATCCTGCCAAACAAGCGCTAACTAAGATCATATTTTTATGCTCCTATCGAAATACTTTAAAATATTTTATTTGAAATCTTCTGCTAGTCTTTCAAAAGCTGGTATTGAATTTCGTATCATATCAAAATTTACACAGTAGGACATTCTAAAATATCCCGGGCACCCAAAACCAGATCCAGGAACTAAGAGGAGATTATGTTTTGTAGCTGCTTGTGTAAATTCTATATCATTTGAAATTAATGCTTTTGGAAATAGATAAAAGGCCCCCTGAGGTTTATTTACTTTAAAGCCTATTCGCACCAAGTTTTCGTATAAAAAGTCTCTTTTTGCTTTATAATCTTCAACATTTGGTTTCACGTATAAACAGTCCCCTACGACTTTTTGAAACAATGCAGGAGCATTAACAAAACCTAAGACTCGAGTACAGTATATAAAGACATTTACTAATGTGGAAATGTCTTCAATATTGCTACTAGCAGCAATATAACCAATACGTTCCCCAGCTAAACCTAAAGATTTACTAAAAGAGTCTACTACAATAGCGTTTTGAAATATACTAATAATAGAAGGTACTTTAATATCATCGTAGACAATTTTGCTATAAGGTTCGTCAGAAATGACGTAAATAGTAGTATTAAATTCCTTCCCTTTTTTTTGAAGAATCTCTTCGATTCTTTTAAGAATTTCTTCACTGTAAACAACTCCAGTAGGGTTATTTGGAGTATTTAATATAATTGCTTTGGTTTTTGCATTTATCCTCTTTTCAAATTCTTCTATATTAGGTTCAAAAGTCTCTGTATTAGCTGGCACTACAACGGTTTTTCCACCAAAATTACTAACATAAGAACCGTAATCTACAAAATAAGGAGCAAAAACCATTACTTCTTCGCCTTCATTTAATAGTGATTTCAAAACGACATTTAAACCACCAGCTGCCCCTACAGTCATGACTATATTATTGTCTGATATGCTAACCGTGCTCTCTTCTTGGAGTTTTTTTGCGATCTTTGCTCTTACATCCCCATATCCACTGTTACTCATATATTTGTGTAATCCTGGTTCTCCACTAGTTATATGCTTTAATAAGGATTCTTGTACTTCTGCTGGAGGCTCATCAAAAGGATTACCTAGACTATAATCATAAACCTTATCCGCTCCGTATATTTTAGCAAGTCGGTTTCCCTCTTCAAACATCACCCTTATCCATGAAGAACTTTCTAATTTTTGAACCATGTTTTCTGAAAACATCATATCACTCCATTTCATTTGTCCTAACTACAAATCTACTTATCAGGTACTGCGCAAACATACCTTGTGGACTTATTCTCTCATAAGTATAACATATTAACAATTAAACTTACCCATTTTTTAGAATAATCTGACATTTTACTGGAACAATAGCTGAAAGCGGAAAGCCGACAGCGGAACTTATTAGATAATATTTTTTTGTTTTCCATTTTTAGCTTTTAACTCTAAGATTCCCCCTTTCAACCATTATAATTTTAAACATTCCAGCTTTAAGAGTTCCCCATTCCGCTTTCAGCTTTCCGCTTGTGCAAAAAAACTAAAAAGCAGAGTATAAACTCATACTCTGCTTTTTCTAGAATCATCTATGATGGTCCTAGAACATTTTTTTTGACATTTTTTCAATTTCTTCATCAGTAGCTTCATATACGCCTGGGAATGAGCTGATTGCTAGACCTTGGCTTGAACCAGGAATGTAGTATAATTTTCCGTATTCTGTACACGCTTTTTCTACTTCTGTAGCTATAATGTCTTGCGTCCATCCTGGGAAGTCGATTTCTCCACTGTGTAATCCACCCATGAATGTAATTTGACTGCCGTATTTTTGGATTAATTCAGCAATATTGTTTGTCTTCATGACACCTTGCCAAATATCAATGCCCATTTCAATCATAAATGGTACAAGGTTTGCAGCATAGCTATCACTATGGTGAACAACTAGTTCAACGCCATTTTCTTTGTAGAATCCATAAATTCTCTTATATGGTTCAAGGAAAAATTCTTCAAACATAGAAGGGGATAAGAATGAGTTGATTTGGCTACCCCAGTCATCATGATGGAAAAGCGCATCTGGCTTTAAGTGAGTGATAAATTCCTTAGCAAGTTCAATTTCCCAATCTGTAAGGTATTCAATTAATTCATGCATTGCTTCTGGCTCTTCATAGAATGCCATTAAAGCTTCTTCCATGCTCATTAAGTAATGTACGTGTTCGAAAAGACCGGGAGCAACAAAAACTGTACAGTATTGTTCAGTTCTATCAACAGCTGCTGCAGAAGCTTTCGCAGCAGCCCAAGCTTCTGCAGGGAATTTAATATTAGGAGCTTTTACTACATCTCTCCACTTAGTGATATCCTTTACAACAGTATGTTCTTCATCATGTACTGGAAATGCACCAATTTGACCTTCTGGCCATCTTGTTGTAACACCCCACTCGTTAACAATTTCTCCACCTATCGGTGGTTTTTTACGAGTAATAGGAGTATTCATAATCATATTGAAACACTCGTATTGTTTTACGAATCTATCAGGGTTTCCACCCTTCATAACTTCAACTAAATTTTGTCTTTTTGTTAACATTATGCAGCCTCCTAAGTTTTTCAATTAGGAGAAGAATCTTCTCCTA
Coding sequences:
- a CDS encoding SLC13 family permease is translated as MKSTALIIFGVTYVLLLLLPKMRSYISIASAALFIYLGIVPIYKALQYINWNAILMIAGTMGIVSLFIESKMPDKLADILISRMPNVKWVVVALSLFAGLVSAFVDNVATVLMIAPVAITISKKLNISPIAMIISISVSSNLQGAATLVGDTTSILLAAQADMNFMDFFFYNGRPGLFWIVQIGALLSIVVLLYLFRRDLQHIKIKSETKVEDYFPTVLLLSMISLLILASFMPHKPEISNGFICMSLFIIGSLKYDLKYQNFNTLRTHVKEIDFYTIALLIGLFVLIGGLTEVGMIEDIGKLFVRLSNDNVFVIYTIIVWASVLFSGFVDNIPYVATMLPVTASIASFLAIDPTVLYFGLLIGATLGGNLTPIGASANITGIGILRKEGWNVDTGSFMKIGVPFTLSAVISGYILVWILFGI
- a CDS encoding nucleoid-associated protein; this translates as MSEEVTIKRAILHIIDNAGGISVISDKTIDLSYEIQEYLTKHIKKCFTDIEAKKTMFKNESLNNFLSTLENFTQEDDFLTMSKQIANLFINFITNGTSIPSCDLLIVDFVCDSVTYLGILKFNYKYGYIHHVEAGDGICNTIIKQPCCLPLESQKLDEFVIVNLLDFSLIVKERKYEINGIKENYITTYLLKSKLVKSDKEIVDIVEKTAHAIIQEEYNGDMDKLNTFRKVIADDFINNNEIDLVNIAEATFDDTAGKTAFKQGIEKAGIQESKIKISPYAEKRIVKKHKLITDNGIEISIPSTYVGDSDVVEFINNVNGTVSIMIKNVEKFNNK
- a CDS encoding DUF523 domain-containing protein, translated to MILVSACLAGCNCKYNGKNNNVDQIQELVKANKAITVCPEVLGGLPTPRHPAEIQVKNGEIYVINKVGEDLTNEFLKGAEKTLEIARDLMPSKIILKSKSPSCGFGTIYDGTFTGTLKEGNGLTADLLYKNGFNIEEI
- a CDS encoding pyridoxal phosphate-dependent aminotransferase is translated as MFSENMVQKLESSSWIRVMFEEGNRLAKIYGADKVYDYSLGNPFDEPPAEVQESLLKHITSGEPGLHKYMSNSGYGDVRAKIAKKLQEESTVSISDNNIVMTVGAAGGLNVVLKSLLNEGEEVMVFAPYFVDYGSYVSNFGGKTVVVPANTETFEPNIEEFEKRINAKTKAIILNTPNNPTGVVYSEEILKRIEEILQKKGKEFNTTIYVISDEPYSKIVYDDIKVPSIISIFQNAIVVDSFSKSLGLAGERIGYIAASSNIEDISTLVNVFIYCTRVLGFVNAPALFQKVVGDCLYVKPNVEDYKAKRDFLYENLVRIGFKVNKPQGAFYLFPKALISNDIEFTQAATKHNLLLVPGSGFGCPGYFRMSYCVNFDMIRNSIPAFERLAEDFK
- a CDS encoding uroporphyrinogen decarboxylase family protein, with amino-acid sequence MLTKRQNLVEVMKGGNPDRFVKQYECFNMIMNTPITRKKPPIGGEIVNEWGVTTRWPEGQIGAFPVHDEEHTVVKDITKWRDVVKAPNIKFPAEAWAAAKASAAAVDRTEQYCTVFVAPGLFEHVHYLMSMEEALMAFYEEPEAMHELIEYLTDWEIELAKEFITHLKPDALFHHDDWGSQINSFLSPSMFEEFFLEPYKRIYGFYKENGVELVVHHSDSYAANLVPFMIEMGIDIWQGVMKTNNIAELIQKYGSQITFMGGLHSGEIDFPGWTQDIIATEVEKACTEYGKLYYIPGSSQGLAISSFPGVYEATDEEIEKMSKKMF